The proteins below come from a single Dermatophilaceae bacterium Soc4.6 genomic window:
- a CDS encoding DUF1800 domain-containing protein: MTTSTDWATTARLLRRTGFGATGSEVDAAVRSGAGRWLDAALAADPSTDPGTRSTPAPTPAAVPAGGKDQTREQRQRRNEVVRTNRAAATGWWLRRMAATGQPLVEKVTFGWHNHFATDIHKVRDARLVLAQNATLRRLGRASFTELARALVVDPAMLVWLDGQKSTATAPNENLSREFMELFTLGHGSGYTEQDVREGARALTGWKVTADATATLVASRHDSRSKTVLGRTGDLDAIGFVDAVLAQPASARFVATRWWQLLVSPTPPTAEQLVRVTAAYGSGRDLSAMFRAMLTDPAMAASTGSLVVSPVEWAIGAVRALQVPMTDDKQVKALVSTLNGLGQVPFAPPNVSGWPSGQAWLSTAAAQTRLRAATRLAGAGDLDAIRSTAPGTRIEAVAHLLAIPSLSDRSVVALRTVSSDPMKLVAAALVSPEYLVN; the protein is encoded by the coding sequence ATGACCACATCGACCGACTGGGCCACCACGGCTCGGCTCCTGCGCCGGACCGGCTTCGGGGCGACCGGGAGCGAGGTCGACGCCGCCGTGCGGAGCGGCGCCGGCCGGTGGCTCGACGCGGCGCTCGCCGCCGACCCGAGCACCGACCCGGGGACGCGGTCCACCCCTGCGCCGACGCCGGCCGCGGTGCCGGCGGGAGGCAAGGACCAGACCCGGGAGCAGCGTCAGCGGCGCAACGAGGTGGTGCGCACGAACCGCGCAGCAGCGACGGGCTGGTGGCTGCGCCGGATGGCGGCGACCGGTCAGCCCTTGGTCGAGAAGGTCACCTTCGGCTGGCACAACCACTTCGCGACCGACATCCACAAGGTGCGCGACGCCCGGCTGGTGCTGGCCCAGAACGCCACCCTGCGTCGCCTCGGCAGGGCGTCGTTCACCGAGCTCGCCCGGGCCCTGGTGGTCGACCCGGCGATGCTGGTCTGGCTCGACGGGCAGAAGAGCACGGCCACGGCTCCCAACGAGAACCTCTCGCGCGAGTTCATGGAGCTGTTCACCCTGGGGCACGGCAGCGGCTACACCGAGCAGGACGTGCGCGAGGGGGCGCGGGCGCTCACGGGCTGGAAGGTCACCGCCGACGCGACGGCCACGCTCGTGGCCAGCCGCCACGACAGCAGGAGCAAGACCGTGCTCGGGCGCACCGGCGACCTCGACGCCATCGGCTTCGTCGACGCGGTGCTGGCCCAGCCGGCCTCGGCCCGTTTCGTCGCGACCCGCTGGTGGCAGCTGCTCGTCTCGCCCACCCCGCCGACGGCCGAGCAGCTGGTGCGGGTGACGGCGGCCTATGGCTCAGGTCGTGACCTGAGCGCGATGTTCCGGGCGATGCTCACCGACCCCGCCATGGCGGCGAGCACCGGCTCGCTCGTCGTGTCACCGGTCGAGTGGGCGATCGGTGCCGTGCGTGCCTTGCAGGTGCCCATGACGGACGACAAGCAGGTCAAGGCGCTGGTCTCGACTCTCAACGGGCTCGGGCAGGTGCCCTTCGCCCCTCCGAACGTCAGCGGCTGGCCGAGCGGCCAGGCGTGGCTGTCGACCGCCGCTGCCCAGACCCGTCTGCGGGCGGCGACCAGGCTCGCCGGCGCCGGTGACCTCGACGCCATCCGCTCGACCGCCCCGGGCACGCGCATCGAGGCCGTCGCGCACCTGCTGGCGATCCCCTCCCTGTCCGACCGCAGCGTCGTCGCGCTGCGGACCGTCTCCAGCGACCCGATGAAGCTCGTCGCCGCGGCGCTGGTCAGCCCCGAGTACCTGGTGAACTGA
- a CDS encoding DUF1501 domain-containing protein codes for MPLLPPADPRLPLDGLTRRMLLQASCGLASAGIIAGAAQVGWEQVLGQAESRPLDVGTPILVLVTLYGGNDGLSTVVPYADAAYHDARPGLAFGAAEVIALDESHGLNPGLSGLAGQWSTGRLAVVRGVGHPQLERSHFRAIDVWQTASPQTPVPTGWVGRWLDTRRAGPDDPLLALHVGAVLPPLAVGATHTAAALAGAPMTLPDGTSASAVLAHFAAPDRSDSPALADVVASYAAAGSVRATLRPLHGELTAGPTFAEQLDVVARCIRLGVPTRVYSVSLSGFDTHADAKDSQTTQLTRLDQGLSALRDALADHPRAADVVVMAYSEFGRRVRANTSHGTDHGTSGPVLITGDRVVGGFHGDAPSLTDLVDGDLRTTTDFRRVYGDVLRQVLRTDPEAVLGSDPEPLGLFRT; via the coding sequence ATGCCACTCCTCCCCCCTGCGGACCCCCGTCTGCCCCTCGACGGCCTCACCCGACGCATGCTGCTGCAGGCGTCGTGCGGGCTCGCGTCGGCCGGGATCATCGCGGGGGCCGCGCAGGTCGGGTGGGAGCAGGTGCTCGGCCAGGCCGAGAGCAGGCCCCTCGACGTGGGCACCCCGATCCTCGTGCTCGTGACCCTCTACGGCGGTAACGACGGGCTCAGCACGGTCGTCCCCTACGCCGACGCGGCTTATCACGACGCCCGCCCCGGTCTGGCCTTCGGCGCCGCCGAGGTCATCGCCCTCGACGAGTCTCACGGGCTCAACCCGGGCCTGTCCGGCTTGGCTGGGCAGTGGTCGACGGGGCGGCTCGCGGTGGTCCGGGGCGTGGGTCACCCGCAGCTCGAGCGCAGTCACTTCCGCGCGATCGACGTGTGGCAGACCGCCTCGCCGCAGACCCCCGTGCCTACCGGCTGGGTGGGCCGGTGGCTCGACACCCGCCGGGCGGGTCCGGACGACCCGCTGCTGGCCCTGCACGTCGGCGCCGTGCTGCCACCCCTCGCCGTCGGCGCCACCCACACGGCCGCCGCGCTGGCGGGCGCGCCCATGACCCTGCCCGACGGGACGTCCGCCAGCGCGGTGCTCGCCCACTTCGCCGCACCCGACCGCTCCGACTCCCCCGCCCTGGCCGACGTGGTGGCGTCGTATGCCGCGGCCGGGTCCGTGCGGGCGACGCTCCGCCCCCTGCACGGCGAGCTGACGGCGGGGCCGACCTTCGCCGAACAGCTCGACGTCGTCGCGCGCTGCATCCGCCTCGGGGTACCCACCCGCGTCTACTCCGTGTCGCTCTCCGGCTTCGACACCCACGCCGACGCGAAGGACTCCCAGACCACCCAGCTCACCCGGCTCGACCAGGGGCTGTCCGCCCTGCGCGATGCGCTCGCCGACCACCCACGCGCAGCCGACGTGGTCGTCATGGCCTACTCGGAGTTCGGGCGGCGCGTGCGGGCCAACACCTCGCACGGCACCGACCACGGCACGAGCGGGCCCGTGCTGATCACCGGTGATCGGGTGGTCGGCGGCTTTCACGGCGACGCGCCGTCCCTCACGGACCTCGTCGACGGCGACCTGCGCACCACGACGGACTTCCGCCGGGTCTACGGCGACGTGCTTCGTCAGGTGCTGCGCACCGACCCCGAAGCGGTGCTCGGCAGCGACCCCGAGCCCCTCGGGCTGTTCCGCACCTGA
- a CDS encoding DUF1800 family protein, producing MGGRDTWSATARLMRRAGFGATGSEVDSVAGTGRSRWLADALAADPATDPGSLSTPPPLLEPVPALTPDPTRSERRARNGVLREQRDSLASWWVRRMVATGTPVTERVTFAWHHLFATDARVVRDARMMLAQNETHRRLGCSTYTGLLTAMVTDSALLTYLNGSATAAGRRNENLARELLEVFCLGRQASWTELDVQETARALSGWVVDPDGTTGFTPAWHDSGVKTVLGRTGPLDTHDLLATVLAHPAAAPHLVGRWWTVLVSSTSTAPAGVQRRVAAAYGPGHDLSAMLTSLLTDPEVEALPASLVRPPVDWLVGAARSLHLSLDDDGARTAVAALRALGQEPFSPPNVGGWPAGRAWLSTGAAETRLTTAGWLAGLAELDGLEATSPSGRVDAVAHLLGLPGFSDRTVVGLRTLVRDPAALVAAALVCPENMVV from the coding sequence ATGGGGGGACGTGACACGTGGTCGGCGACGGCGCGGTTGATGCGCCGAGCGGGCTTCGGGGCGACGGGCAGCGAGGTCGACTCCGTCGCCGGCACCGGACGCTCGAGGTGGCTCGCCGACGCCCTGGCCGCCGACCCGGCCACCGACCCCGGGTCGTTGTCGACCCCGCCACCGCTCCTCGAGCCGGTCCCCGCGCTGACGCCGGATCCCACCCGCAGCGAGCGCCGCGCGCGCAACGGCGTGCTGCGCGAGCAGCGCGACTCTCTCGCGAGCTGGTGGGTCCGCCGGATGGTCGCCACGGGGACCCCGGTCACCGAGCGTGTCACCTTCGCCTGGCACCACCTCTTCGCGACCGACGCACGCGTGGTGCGCGATGCCCGGATGATGCTGGCGCAGAACGAGACCCATCGCCGCCTGGGTTGCTCGACCTACACCGGTCTCCTGACCGCCATGGTCACCGACAGTGCGCTGCTCACCTATCTCAACGGCTCCGCCACGGCGGCCGGCCGGCGCAACGAGAACCTTGCCCGCGAGCTGCTCGAGGTCTTCTGCCTCGGCCGCCAGGCCAGCTGGACCGAGCTCGACGTGCAGGAGACGGCCCGAGCCCTCTCGGGCTGGGTCGTCGACCCAGACGGCACGACGGGCTTCACCCCGGCCTGGCACGACAGCGGTGTGAAGACCGTGCTCGGTCGCACCGGACCGCTCGACACCCACGACCTGCTCGCCACCGTCCTGGCCCACCCGGCTGCGGCGCCGCACCTCGTGGGTCGGTGGTGGACCGTGCTCGTGTCGTCGACGTCGACGGCGCCCGCCGGCGTGCAGCGCCGCGTGGCCGCGGCCTACGGACCCGGGCACGACCTCAGCGCGATGCTCACCTCGCTGCTCACCGACCCCGAGGTCGAGGCTCTACCCGCCTCGCTGGTGCGTCCTCCCGTCGACTGGCTCGTCGGGGCCGCCCGCTCGCTGCACCTGTCGCTCGACGACGACGGCGCCCGGACGGCTGTCGCCGCGCTGAGGGCGCTCGGTCAGGAGCCCTTCTCCCCGCCCAACGTCGGCGGTTGGCCCGCCGGCCGCGCCTGGCTTTCGACGGGCGCCGCCGAGACGCGGCTCACGACCGCCGGGTGGCTCGCCGGTCTGGCCGAGCTCGACGGCCTGGAGGCGACCTCACCGTCGGGACGGGTCGACGCGGTCGCCCACCTGCTCGGCCTCCCCGGCTTCTCGGACCGCACGGTCGTCGGTCTGCGCACCCTGGTCCGGGACCCCGCGGCCCTCGTCGCCGCGGCGCTGGTCTGCCCCGAGAACATGGTCGTCTGA
- a CDS encoding HAMP domain-containing sensor histidine kinase, whose product MVTTAADGASRTSLAARIAALAVGVALFTSLVGGVISVNLLQRASEQTARGALAAIADEAEATAATGANAEAGQARARRALQSLNIQIAVLRVVGSGAQVLVGDPLARRSLTPEQVQSVAAGRSLSLRLDRDDGVVLVEARATEAGGLVLAQRRGDATALSRDALTQLTWSLVVTGVVAAGLALLVAWRLALPLRRTVAAAQALAAGHRDVAVPETGPREVADVAGSVNHLAAALSHSEARQREFLLSVSHELRTPLTAVTGYAESLADGVIPPERLTEVGRVIGAEAARLERLVADLLDLARLDAREMSIHLVGVDLVTVADEVARVWQQRCAAQGVPFTVERRAEALPVLADPQRLRQAVDGLLENALRVTPAGRQIVVSVGYAGRLPTGAGSKGAAGAEGPPSASIEVRDGGPGLTDADLPVAFDRSVLYERYRGIRAVGTGLGLAIVQRIVTRLGGAVEAGHAPEGGARFTITLPLNR is encoded by the coding sequence GTGGTCACGACAGCGGCGGACGGCGCATCCCGCACCAGCCTGGCGGCCAGGATCGCGGCCCTGGCCGTCGGGGTGGCGCTGTTCACCTCGCTCGTCGGCGGGGTCATCAGCGTCAACCTGCTGCAGCGGGCCAGCGAGCAGACGGCCCGCGGTGCCCTGGCCGCCATCGCCGACGAGGCGGAGGCGACTGCCGCCACCGGTGCGAACGCCGAGGCCGGTCAGGCGAGGGCCCGCCGGGCGCTGCAGTCGCTCAACATCCAGATCGCGGTCCTGCGTGTCGTGGGCTCCGGTGCGCAGGTCCTGGTCGGCGACCCTCTGGCCCGTCGCTCGCTGACCCCCGAGCAGGTGCAGTCCGTGGCCGCCGGCAGGTCGCTCTCGTTGCGGCTCGACCGCGACGACGGTGTCGTCCTCGTCGAGGCGAGGGCGACCGAGGCGGGTGGTCTGGTGCTGGCGCAGCGCCGAGGGGACGCCACGGCGCTGAGCCGCGATGCGCTCACGCAGCTCACCTGGTCGCTCGTGGTCACCGGCGTCGTCGCGGCCGGGCTGGCGCTGCTCGTCGCGTGGCGCCTGGCCCTGCCCCTGCGCCGCACCGTCGCCGCGGCCCAGGCCCTGGCCGCCGGCCACCGCGACGTCGCCGTCCCGGAGACCGGCCCGCGTGAGGTCGCCGACGTGGCCGGTTCGGTCAACCACCTGGCGGCCGCGCTCTCCCACTCCGAGGCCCGTCAGCGGGAGTTCCTCCTCTCCGTCTCGCACGAGCTGCGCACCCCCCTCACTGCGGTCACGGGCTACGCGGAGTCCCTGGCCGACGGCGTCATCCCACCCGAGCGGCTGACCGAGGTGGGTCGGGTCATCGGCGCCGAGGCGGCCCGTCTGGAGCGGCTGGTCGCCGACCTGCTGGACCTCGCGCGCCTCGACGCGCGCGAGATGAGCATCCACCTCGTGGGCGTCGACCTGGTCACCGTCGCCGACGAGGTCGCCCGCGTCTGGCAGCAGCGCTGTGCCGCCCAGGGAGTGCCGTTCACCGTCGAGCGGCGGGCCGAGGCCCTTCCGGTCCTGGCTGACCCGCAGCGCCTGCGGCAGGCGGTCGACGGACTGCTCGAGAACGCCCTGCGGGTGACCCCGGCCGGACGTCAGATCGTCGTCTCCGTGGGGTATGCCGGGCGGCTGCCCACCGGTGCGGGCTCGAAGGGGGCGGCGGGGGCGGAGGGGCCACCGTCGGCCTCGATCGAGGTGCGGGACGGGGGCCCCGGGCTCACCGACGCCGACCTGCCGGTCGCCTTCGACCGCTCCGTGCTCTACGAGCGCTACCGGGGCATCCGGGCGGTGGGCACCGGACTCGGCCTGGCCATCGTCCAGCGCATCGTCACGCGCCTCGGAGGGGCCGTCGAGGCCGGGCACGCGCCCGAGGGTGGCGCGAGGTTCACCATCACGCTGCCCCTCAACCGCTGA
- a CDS encoding response regulator transcription factor, translating into MPSDPPPPGEPTQVLVVEDDPSIATMITLQLELSGYRAHVERDGIAGLAAVRSRRPAVVLLDIGLPGLDGIEVCRALRAEGDWTPILFVTARDDEVDRVVGLELGADDYVTKPFSPREVIARIGSILRRSSFAARDQEEREADDRLVLGQVRLLPHERRVTVRDVDVPFTATEFDLLAHLMATPARVWTREQLLDQVWGSDTPSGRRTVDVHVAQVRAKLGDDDVIRTVRGVGYCAQPPRGVASRQPT; encoded by the coding sequence GTGCCGTCCGATCCGCCGCCCCCAGGAGAGCCGACGCAGGTCCTCGTCGTCGAGGACGACCCCTCCATCGCCACGATGATCACCTTGCAGCTCGAGCTCTCGGGGTACCGGGCGCACGTCGAGCGGGACGGGATCGCGGGCCTGGCGGCCGTGCGCTCGCGGCGGCCCGCCGTCGTGCTGCTGGACATCGGGCTGCCCGGTCTCGACGGCATCGAGGTGTGCCGGGCCCTGCGGGCCGAGGGGGACTGGACACCGATCCTCTTCGTCACCGCACGCGACGACGAGGTCGACCGGGTGGTCGGGCTCGAGCTGGGGGCCGACGACTACGTGACGAAGCCCTTCTCCCCGCGCGAGGTGATCGCGCGCATCGGCAGCATCCTGCGCCGGAGCAGCTTCGCCGCTCGAGACCAGGAGGAGCGCGAGGCCGACGACAGGCTCGTCCTGGGTCAGGTGCGGCTGCTGCCCCACGAGCGCCGGGTGACCGTGCGGGACGTCGACGTCCCCTTCACCGCCACCGAGTTCGACCTGCTCGCCCACCTCATGGCCACACCGGCGCGCGTCTGGACGCGCGAGCAGCTGCTCGACCAGGTCTGGGGCTCCGACACTCCCTCCGGGAGACGCACCGTCGACGTGCACGTCGCCCAGGTGCGGGCCAAGCTCGGGGACGACGACGTCATCCGCACCGTCCGCGGCGTGGGCTACTGCGCGCAACCGCCGCGCGGCGTCGCCTCGCGACAGCCGACCTGA
- a CDS encoding DUF952 domain-containing protein, giving the protein MTIYHLADPTEWAQAQRAGEYTRSTRGRSLQEEGFIHCSDAEQWPVVRRAFYGDVSGPLLLLEVDESALTSPVVREIGNPATGEVFAHVYGPLDLAAVVGTIELAPPHA; this is encoded by the coding sequence GTGACGATCTACCACCTGGCCGACCCCACCGAGTGGGCGCAGGCCCAGCGGGCCGGGGAGTACACCCGCTCGACCCGGGGACGCTCGCTGCAGGAGGAGGGCTTCATCCACTGCAGTGACGCCGAGCAGTGGCCGGTCGTGCGTCGCGCCTTCTACGGCGACGTCAGCGGGCCCCTGCTGCTGCTGGAGGTCGACGAGTCCGCCCTGACGAGCCCGGTGGTCCGCGAGATCGGCAACCCCGCGACCGGGGAGGTCTTCGCCCACGTCTACGGCCCGCTCGACCTGGCCGCCGTGGTCGGCACGATCGAGCTCGCTCCCCCGCACGCCTGA